Proteins encoded together in one Mycobacterium sp. MS1601 window:
- a CDS encoding YaeQ family protein, giving the protein MALSATVFKVDLGVADVDHGYYADHTLTVARHPSETDERMVVRLLAFGLRAHRLSDVDGELAFGAGLSTPGVPDLRLADYTGRILEWINVGQPDERALGKAASQADQVLLFPFAAGVATWWRTVGPKVAGISNLSVVQIPHAQVQQLAQSVDRRVSAHVMVIEGQVTMTVGNVDVTFAPEGLK; this is encoded by the coding sequence GTGGCCCTTTCAGCAACAGTGTTCAAAGTCGATCTCGGCGTCGCCGATGTCGATCACGGTTACTACGCTGATCACACTCTGACAGTTGCCCGTCATCCCAGCGAGACCGATGAGCGGATGGTGGTGCGCTTGTTGGCTTTTGGGTTGCGCGCACACCGGCTCAGCGACGTCGACGGCGAGTTGGCGTTCGGGGCGGGACTGTCCACCCCTGGCGTACCGGACTTGCGGCTGGCGGACTACACGGGCCGGATCCTGGAGTGGATCAACGTCGGCCAGCCCGATGAGCGCGCCTTGGGCAAGGCGGCCAGCCAGGCCGACCAGGTGCTGCTGTTCCCCTTCGCCGCCGGCGTAGCCACTTGGTGGCGCACCGTGGGACCCAAAGTCGCGGGGATATCGAACCTGTCGGTGGTGCAGATACCGCACGCGCAAGTGCAGCAACTGGCCCAGAGTGTCGACCGAAGGGTCTCGGCGCACGTGATGGTGATCGAAGGTCAGGTCACGATGACTGTGGGCAACGTCGACGTCACCTTCGCGCCGGAGGGATTGAAGTGA
- a CDS encoding diguanylate cyclase domain-containing protein, with protein MAQVSLDRSTLERLMGIIQQLGIGADLDDILEQICVAVVDIIGFQAVAINVVTGSGELRVRTVLGPPELESLVGGTLSQEGWLSLLDDSEPWGELRFRRSPELDESVPHVDPWQQRLAAHPPSSVPAEVEPWRPEFALLVPLWRSGHLRDLLGVISVDLPRSGLTPDFQQRALLELFGKQAAAAISRVHAFDLATDKANLYREAFVASPAPMLVLDSDLCVTDANTAFTDMSDAISDEVLGHSIADLVALHDFNQTKASLQTLGIHDEALVADECALLHPRGHAWDRWVQVQARRVDSGESGRHYVCLIADRTNVRQSMNALRQRADYDQLTGLYLRAVGMDHLNAWCLSVGEDLAQQDPQTSLAVLYCDLDNFKHVNDTDGHRAGDDVLVEVAHRLRQFTDPSDIVCRWGGDEFVLIVRRRGMKAIVDLAHRLVAAVQALAAAAATGTATRILALSIGIAEFTPPADPAAVLEAADGALYRAKNDAHQRVHLHTQ; from the coding sequence ATGGCCCAGGTGAGTCTTGATCGCAGTACCTTGGAGCGGTTGATGGGCATCATCCAACAACTGGGGATCGGCGCAGATCTCGACGATATTCTCGAGCAGATCTGCGTCGCGGTAGTGGACATCATCGGATTCCAAGCTGTCGCCATCAATGTTGTGACCGGATCCGGGGAACTCCGGGTTCGTACCGTCCTGGGTCCGCCGGAGTTGGAGAGTCTGGTTGGCGGCACTTTGTCTCAGGAAGGCTGGCTGTCGCTGCTGGACGACAGCGAGCCGTGGGGGGAGCTCCGCTTCCGTAGGTCGCCAGAGTTGGATGAGTCGGTCCCTCACGTCGATCCGTGGCAGCAGCGCTTGGCTGCCCACCCGCCCAGCAGTGTGCCCGCCGAGGTTGAGCCGTGGCGGCCGGAGTTTGCGCTGCTGGTTCCGCTGTGGCGCAGTGGCCACCTACGGGACCTCCTGGGTGTGATCAGTGTGGATCTTCCCAGATCGGGACTCACCCCCGATTTTCAACAGCGTGCCCTTCTGGAATTGTTCGGAAAACAGGCCGCCGCAGCCATCTCACGCGTTCATGCCTTCGATCTGGCCACTGACAAAGCTAATCTGTACCGGGAAGCCTTTGTCGCATCACCGGCGCCGATGTTGGTGCTCGACTCGGACTTGTGTGTCACCGACGCCAACACCGCGTTCACGGACATGTCCGACGCCATCTCCGACGAGGTTCTCGGTCACTCGATCGCCGACCTCGTTGCCTTGCATGACTTCAACCAGACCAAGGCGTCCCTGCAAACCCTCGGTATCCACGACGAGGCCCTCGTGGCCGACGAGTGCGCACTGCTCCACCCCCGAGGCCACGCCTGGGATCGGTGGGTTCAGGTGCAGGCACGCCGAGTAGACAGTGGTGAATCTGGGCGACACTATGTGTGTCTCATTGCCGATCGAACCAATGTGCGCCAGTCGATGAACGCGCTACGGCAGCGCGCCGACTACGACCAACTGACAGGGTTGTACCTGCGTGCGGTGGGGATGGACCACCTCAATGCCTGGTGCCTTTCAGTGGGGGAGGACCTCGCACAGCAGGACCCCCAGACCTCACTGGCCGTGCTGTACTGCGATCTGGACAACTTCAAGCATGTCAACGACACCGACGGGCACCGGGCGGGCGACGACGTGCTCGTGGAGGTCGCGCATCGGTTGCGGCAGTTCACCGATCCGAGCGATATCGTATGCCGTTGGGGTGGTGACGAATTCGTGCTCATCGTCAGGCGCCGCGGCATGAAGGCCATCGTTGACCTCGCCCATCGACTCGTTGCCGCAGTGCAGGCGTTGGCGGCGGCGGCCGCTACCGGCACAGCTACGAGGATCCTCGCCCTGTCCATCGGTATTGCCGAGTTCACCCCTCCCGCTGACCCGGCCGCCGTGCTGGAAGCCGCTGACGGTGCCCTCTATCGAGCCAAGAACGATGCGCATCAACGGGTTCACCTGCACACGCAGTGA
- the surE gene encoding 5'/3'-nucleotidase SurE: MTARIGAAPKILLTNDDGYDAGGLALLAEALTRSGCQVTVLAPDRNHSGRSHSVHTSAVPLRLTRRAIPLPETSWSCSGSPVDCVRAAILADLLPDFDLVVSGINHGANAGDDIHYSGTVGAAAEAALLGVPAIAVSQHGSEPDIPFLASAPDSFPHIGYVVTLVHWVLRNELPTGGLLNLNLPHSDDSSRVVLCSVGRRDWTGARVETRALTPGRYHADMWAVEPEALAQRGSDFAELLCGHATITALSVLGGLHDALDLHQKHYSSLPLDLHLEYS; encoded by the coding sequence GTGACCGCTCGCATCGGTGCTGCCCCGAAGATACTGCTGACCAATGACGACGGATACGACGCAGGCGGACTCGCCCTGCTGGCCGAGGCATTGACACGTTCTGGATGCCAAGTCACAGTGCTCGCTCCCGACAGAAACCACAGTGGTCGAAGTCATTCTGTCCACACATCTGCTGTGCCGTTGCGTCTCACTCGCCGTGCGATCCCCCTTCCCGAGACGTCGTGGTCGTGTTCGGGTAGCCCGGTCGACTGTGTGCGCGCCGCAATCCTGGCTGATCTGTTGCCCGACTTCGATCTCGTCGTATCCGGAATAAACCACGGGGCCAATGCCGGCGACGACATCCACTACTCGGGCACAGTCGGCGCCGCCGCAGAAGCCGCGCTGCTGGGAGTGCCTGCCATAGCGGTCTCTCAACACGGATCCGAACCCGACATCCCGTTCCTGGCCAGTGCGCCCGATTCCTTCCCTCATATCGGTTATGTTGTAACACTGGTACATTGGGTTCTTCGGAACGAACTACCCACAGGCGGACTGCTCAACCTGAACCTGCCCCACTCCGATGACTCCAGTCGGGTAGTCCTGTGCTCGGTCGGTCGCCGCGACTGGACCGGCGCGCGAGTCGAGACCCGGGCGCTCACTCCCGGTCGCTATCACGCAGATATGTGGGCCGTCGAACCGGAAGCCCTGGCACAGCGGGGAAGCGACTTTGCCGAATTGTTGTGCGGCCACGCCACCATCACCGCATTGTCGGTTCTCGGCGGTCTCCACGACGCTCTGGACCTTCACCAGAAGCACTACAGCTCATTGCCTCTTGATCTCCACCTCGAGTATTCCTAA
- a CDS encoding GntR family transcriptional regulator has protein sequence MPARESSGPEQENRDAAVSKLATEIRTAISTGALEPGARIGAERELAALHGVTRWVVRKALEELETDNLIIRTHGRSGGVFVASKKLVRDLDQLVGLPAYLRAQGLETGTTILGTGVIRPDSDVAKRLKITGDAHVYKIERARFAGGLPLSVETVYVPAELFPGLLDQSLVGSLYELLESRYAIKRGEATETITAAPADSKQAQTLQLSPGSPVLVVQRTALLESGEPFETSLEYYRFDRMAITVHTSSPAHIKRQVT, from the coding sequence ATGCCAGCACGAGAGTCTTCTGGGCCAGAGCAAGAGAACAGAGACGCCGCGGTCTCCAAGTTGGCCACGGAAATTCGAACCGCTATCAGCACAGGAGCCCTTGAGCCCGGCGCTCGAATCGGTGCCGAACGGGAACTGGCCGCGCTCCATGGCGTCACGAGGTGGGTGGTGCGCAAGGCGCTGGAAGAGCTGGAGACAGACAACCTCATCATCAGAACGCACGGTCGCAGCGGCGGAGTGTTCGTCGCATCCAAGAAGCTGGTGCGCGACCTGGATCAGCTGGTCGGACTCCCCGCCTATCTGCGGGCACAAGGCCTCGAGACCGGCACCACTATTCTCGGGACAGGAGTGATCCGTCCCGACAGCGACGTAGCCAAGCGCCTCAAGATCACCGGTGACGCTCATGTCTACAAGATCGAACGCGCCCGTTTCGCCGGAGGCCTTCCGCTCAGTGTCGAGACAGTCTATGTCCCAGCTGAATTGTTCCCCGGACTTCTCGATCAGTCACTGGTGGGATCACTGTACGAACTTCTGGAATCACGGTATGCCATCAAACGTGGTGAAGCCACCGAAACCATCACCGCAGCGCCCGCTGACTCCAAACAGGCGCAGACATTGCAACTTTCACCGGGATCCCCCGTCCTCGTCGTCCAGCGGACCGCGCTCCTGGAGTCCGGCGAGCCTTTCGAAACCAGCCTGGAGTACTACCGCTTCGACCGTATGGCTATCACGGTGCACACGTCGAGCCCCGCACACATCAAACGCCAGGTCACCTGA